The following are encoded together in the Meriones unguiculatus strain TT.TT164.6M chromosome 16, Bangor_MerUng_6.1, whole genome shotgun sequence genome:
- the C16H6orf226 gene encoding uncharacterized protein C6orf226 homolog, whose translation MDPQGRSPGGAPASAEPAPSSVTLAELLRLVQKGQELPGLEKRHITATRGEPTASLLPRRPKPWEDAGSAASSRTTALDARTQPPTAEEPSGASPEAQLGGGPGDS comes from the coding sequence ATGGATCCGCAGGGCCGCAGCCCGGGCGGAGCACCGGCGTCCGCCGAGCCTGCCCCGTCCTCGGTGACCCTGGCAGAGCTCCTGCGGCTGGTCCAGAAGGGCCAGGAGCTTCCGGGTCTGGAGAAACGCCACATCACTGCGACCCGTGGCGAGCCCACGGCGTCGCTGCTCCCGCGGAGGCCCAAGCCCTGGGAGGACGCGGGCTCGGCCGCCTCCTCCCGCACCACCGCCCTAGATGCCAGGACGCAGCCCCCGACCGCGGAGGAGCCGTCAGGGGCCAGCCCGGAGGCCCAGCTCGGCGGAGGCCCCGGGGATTCCTGA